GTCGGGTTCGCCATGGTGGAGGGTGCGCTCCGGCCTGGGGCGATGCCATGGTCGAACGGGCGCGACAGCCGAAGGGGACAGTTCCCCCGTCGTGTGACTTTCGTTCAGGGGAAGGCATGGGGTCAGAACGGATTACGCCGGAGTATCTCACTTGCGGCGTGGATCCACTCGCCGGCTGCCTCGGCATCGCAAGCGACCCAGTCGGGGCCGGCCCCTTCCTGGGCCATTGCCCGGTCCGTGCCACCGAAAACCGAGAAGCCAATGATCACGCTTATGAAGACACCTCTTGTCGGTTCAACCATCAATCTGACCTCTCCTCAGTCCTCAAGACCCTAATAGATATGCCACTTTCAGCCCAATACCTCGGTTACAAAAGGCACCCGAAAGCGACCCCCGGATCCTCATCAGCCCGCCCGCCCTTCCCCGGTTCGTTTTCGTGATCAGGAGCTGGACCCTCTATCCGGCCTCGACAGGGGCACTCTTTGGCCCAAGTGGGCACTTCTTGCCGGGTTTACCACTCTCACCCTCCCTCAGGATTCTTCTGTCATTTTCGTAAGTCCAAGCCTATTATGCCTTTATTGATGCTGCGCCCGCTTTTGTCACGGCGGCGCACGTGTTTTGCATTGGTTCACCCTGCCGGACCCCGAACGCCCCACCCGGGGGCGACGCAGTTCGGTGGAGGCACGATTGAGTGATCGAACATGGATATGAACCCAAAGCGAGCTGGCTTTTCAATGGTCGAGTTGATCATGGTCATGCTGCTCATGGGCATCCTAGCCGGGATCGCGGCACCATCGCTACGTCCGGAGAAATTCCAATTGGATGCTGCGGCGGTTCTCGTCGCGAGTTCGATCAACGCTCAACAGCTGGCCGCAGTTCTGCGTCAGCACAACGTCGTCCTAGCCTTCGACACAGTGGAAAACCGGCTCAGGGTTCATTACGACGAGGACAACGACAACACAATCGATACGGCAGAGAACTGGTATGTGATCGAATTGGACGACAACGTTCGATTCTCTCTGGGCGGCGCCACCGCCCGTCCTCTCGGATCAACGCCGATATCAGTAACAGGCGCACAAGACTCGATCCCCGCCCTGACGTTCCGACGAAATGGGAGCGCCAGCGAAGAAAGCATCATTTATATCACCTCGATGAAGTCGATAAACGAGAGCAGCGGCAAGGACACTCGTTCTATCGAG
The genomic region above belongs to Longimicrobiales bacterium and contains:
- a CDS encoding type II secretion system protein — encoded protein: MDMNPKRAGFSMVELIMVMLLMGILAGIAAPSLRPEKFQLDAAAVLVASSINAQQLAAVLRQHNVVLAFDTVENRLRVHYDEDNDNTIDTAENWYVIELDDNVRFSLGGATARPLGSTPISVTGAQDSIPALTFRRNGSASEESIIYITSMKSINESSGKDTRSIEIERATGRTRCYSFSSGAWVQTC